The following proteins are encoded in a genomic region of Natronorubrum halophilum:
- a CDS encoding TCP-1/cpn60 chaperonin family protein, which translates to MATHNETAAVSWEQLSPEETRRGIRQAAGEMGELVRSTLGPLGADKMIVRRMGDDTLRAFVTNNGVAILEEFEGETDHPIANRFIALAEDHEDALGDGSTTTVLLASELLTSGIDLIESGVPPVSVVEGFSIGAQRTLEVWDEIGIPVASTDRPTTRAEFDGSRLERVAHSGMTNGRLGAWPLEELTDDVVDAVFRAWEPRRGRVHIGYVSIEAIPGGNVTSSSVIPGALLTYEPMIPGDLPVDGTVLLVDGSLQPREISASSVTVDTDYVDRSGDRETESERIAAAVTDSNCTAVFVTGDVTDEIGQQLAARGVVCFRNVKDSSIDVLSRVTGATIRGPVTPGEPASPGDLGRGTIRVREAQNDKTWLEVTAPDGADPRTVGLVVRGGTESAADEAKRRITGGLNAVRAAIKRPVALPGGGAAEVEAARAVRQLAPRFDGREQLAVEEFATVLESIPRTLARNAGADPIDAITDLRVLHDAGHARAGIDASGRIVEDVVAASDGLDAQLIRTNNLAWSVEFANSLFRVDNVVFDTSPPIDPDEIRR; encoded by the coding sequence ATGGCAACACATAACGAGACTGCAGCCGTCAGCTGGGAACAGCTGTCTCCGGAGGAAACGAGACGAGGAATACGACAGGCCGCCGGCGAGATGGGCGAACTCGTCCGAAGCACGCTCGGACCGTTAGGCGCCGACAAGATGATCGTCCGCCGAATGGGAGACGATACGCTACGCGCGTTCGTCACCAACAACGGCGTTGCGATTCTCGAGGAGTTCGAGGGCGAGACGGACCATCCGATCGCGAACCGGTTTATCGCCCTCGCGGAAGACCACGAAGATGCACTCGGTGACGGGTCGACTACGACGGTTCTACTGGCCAGTGAACTGTTGACGAGCGGGATCGACCTGATCGAATCGGGTGTTCCCCCCGTCTCCGTCGTCGAAGGGTTCTCGATCGGCGCCCAGCGGACGCTCGAGGTCTGGGACGAGATCGGAATCCCGGTGGCCAGTACTGACCGTCCGACGACGCGAGCCGAATTCGACGGCTCGCGACTCGAGCGGGTCGCGCACAGCGGGATGACCAACGGTCGCCTCGGCGCGTGGCCGCTCGAAGAACTCACCGACGACGTCGTCGACGCCGTCTTTCGAGCGTGGGAGCCCCGGCGAGGGCGCGTTCACATCGGGTACGTTTCCATCGAAGCGATTCCGGGGGGTAACGTCACGTCGTCGTCGGTGATCCCCGGGGCGCTCCTGACGTACGAGCCGATGATCCCAGGAGACCTCCCCGTCGACGGAACCGTGCTCCTCGTCGACGGCTCGTTACAACCCCGCGAGATCAGCGCCAGTTCCGTGACGGTCGACACCGACTACGTGGACAGGTCCGGCGACCGCGAGACAGAGAGTGAGCGGATCGCAGCGGCGGTCACCGACTCGAACTGTACGGCGGTCTTCGTTACCGGCGATGTCACCGACGAGATCGGCCAGCAGTTGGCCGCGCGAGGCGTTGTGTGTTTCCGAAACGTCAAGGACTCGTCCATCGACGTTCTGTCGCGGGTGACCGGCGCTACGATCCGCGGACCGGTCACGCCGGGTGAACCCGCGAGCCCCGGCGATCTCGGACGCGGAACGATCAGGGTACGCGAGGCGCAAAACGACAAGACGTGGCTGGAAGTTACGGCTCCGGACGGCGCCGACCCGCGGACCGTCGGGCTGGTCGTCCGCGGCGGCACCGAGAGCGCCGCCGACGAGGCGAAACGACGAATTACGGGCGGACTCAACGCGGTTCGCGCCGCGATCAAGCGCCCCGTGGCGCTTCCCGGCGGCGGCGCAGCCGAGGTCGAAGCGGCGCGGGCCGTCCGGCAGTTGGCTCCGAGGTTCGACGGGCGCGAGCAACTGGCAGTCGAGGAGTTCGCGACCGTCCTCGAGTCGATTCCGCGGACGTTGGCTCGCAATGCGGGTGCCGACCCGATCGACGCGATAACGGACCTTCGCGTGCTCCATGACGCCGGGCACGCGCGTGCAGGAATCGACGCCTCCGGACGGATCGTCGAAGATGTCGTTGCAGCCAGTGACGGCCTCGATGCGCAACTTATTCGGACGAACAACCTGGCCTGGAGCGTCGAGTTCGCAAATTCGCTGTTCAGGGTCGACAACGTCGTGTTCGATACGTCGCCACCGATTGATCCGGACGAGATCAGGCGATAG
- a CDS encoding sugar ABC transporter substrate-binding protein, translating into MSGKATAGSDSDIDRTRDASASNADPREDEDEYSRRGFIETAGTMAAAGATAGLAGCTGGTSEGDFLWWTMRGYIPEEEEAIKDTAAEFEDWYDGEVNLTTKVVTWNQVFEQWMSAIQGRNTPNVSEMANEHAVDYGSSGVVQPNTELFEEYDDWYDTPSFWGQYEDEIWGFPWFIEVRNLYANMDVLDDAGHDSVPETWEEMVTMAMDVGDETDNVGFVSSGSQDTGTGQALYGVTVQSGGSFFDHDGDQWSVELDSPTSLFSHLWMASFQEEWDIGPGGWAGMNGTDAEQLYRGGDVAFMINSGDTANEMASEGEEVGDVTELTPIPAGPMGTNTAFMGGSCLSAFESDYTQHDVDDEKSMAFIEYMTLPDTMEGYFPEAAPNFLPVREAQEEIQPFTENSTDIPDEWIDARLEQAEDTARYGITGPQRNAPFLGDLEGTMDAYSVAISAILGADEDPQEAVVSQANKVRETISDEVEYDLGENTDPPDLDDAPDELQAWIQGDGSTPQIWDPSE; encoded by the coding sequence ATGTCAGGGAAAGCCACGGCTGGTAGTGACAGTGATATTGACCGGACGCGGGATGCGAGTGCGTCGAATGCCGATCCGCGCGAAGACGAAGACGAGTACTCGCGTCGCGGGTTCATCGAGACCGCGGGCACGATGGCTGCGGCAGGGGCAACCGCCGGGTTAGCGGGCTGTACGGGCGGGACGAGCGAGGGCGACTTCCTCTGGTGGACGATGCGCGGCTACATCCCAGAGGAGGAGGAAGCGATCAAGGACACCGCGGCGGAGTTCGAGGACTGGTATGACGGCGAAGTCAACCTCACCACCAAGGTCGTGACGTGGAACCAGGTCTTCGAACAGTGGATGTCCGCCATCCAGGGCCGGAACACGCCCAACGTCAGCGAGATGGCCAACGAACACGCCGTCGACTACGGCTCCTCCGGCGTCGTCCAACCGAACACGGAACTCTTCGAGGAGTACGACGACTGGTACGATACGCCGTCGTTCTGGGGACAGTACGAGGACGAAATCTGGGGGTTCCCCTGGTTCATCGAGGTTCGTAACCTCTATGCGAACATGGACGTTCTCGATGACGCCGGTCACGATAGCGTCCCCGAAACGTGGGAAGAGATGGTCACCATGGCGATGGACGTCGGCGACGAAACCGATAACGTCGGCTTCGTATCCAGTGGCTCGCAGGATACGGGAACCGGACAGGCGCTCTACGGCGTGACCGTTCAATCCGGCGGCTCGTTCTTCGATCACGACGGGGACCAGTGGTCCGTCGAGCTGGACTCCCCGACGTCGTTGTTTAGCCACCTCTGGATGGCGAGTTTTCAGGAGGAGTGGGATATCGGCCCCGGCGGGTGGGCCGGAATGAACGGGACTGACGCCGAACAGTTGTACCGCGGCGGCGATGTCGCGTTCATGATCAACTCCGGCGACACCGCCAACGAAATGGCTAGCGAGGGCGAGGAAGTCGGCGACGTTACGGAGCTCACACCCATCCCAGCGGGGCCGATGGGGACCAACACCGCCTTCATGGGCGGCAGCTGTTTATCCGCGTTCGAGTCGGACTATACCCAACACGACGTCGACGACGAAAAATCGATGGCGTTCATCGAGTACATGACGCTCCCTGACACGATGGAGGGATACTTCCCGGAAGCAGCACCGAACTTCCTGCCCGTCCGGGAAGCACAGGAGGAGATCCAACCGTTCACCGAGAACTCGACGGACATCCCCGACGAGTGGATCGACGCTCGACTCGAGCAAGCCGAGGACACCGCCCGCTACGGGATCACCGGACCCCAGCGGAACGCGCCGTTCCTCGGCGATCTGGAGGGGACCATGGACGCGTATTCGGTCGCGATTTCTGCGATCCTCGGCGCGGACGAGGATCCACAGGAAGCGGTCGTCAGCCAGGCGAATAAGGTTCGAGAGACGATCAGCGACGAAGTGGAGTACGACCTCGGAGAAAACACCGATCCGCCGGACCTCGACGACGCGCCGGACGAACTGCAGGCCTGGATTCAGGGCGACGGAAGCACGCCCCAGATCTGGGATCCGTCCGAATAA
- a CDS encoding carbohydrate ABC transporter permease, with translation MSTNLEKLRQVELPREYYHWLSKESVWGWLFLLPSLLALGIVSVYPLTRGVYLSFFEYDGIADPEWVGLDHYAHIIGWTEFWIVMRNTLVWAFAAVVIMALIGLGFAIMLNREFRGRSIATTLLLLPWAVPFISIALNWRLMYNFELGPLNGFLRLTGISEGLPWIASSRYALFSVMLAWVWRNFPFFMLTFLAGMKGIPGDLYEAARVDGSSRLDSFRHITLPFLQPIVVVMTLLMSLWSLNHFTLIYVMTSGGPGNSSMVLPVYIYEHAFHYGNMGLASAIAVVMLLVMLTYGLIYLRLYREDIGAK, from the coding sequence ATGTCAACAAATTTAGAAAAACTACGACAGGTCGAACTTCCGAGGGAGTACTATCACTGGCTCTCGAAAGAGAGCGTCTGGGGATGGCTGTTCCTTCTCCCCTCGTTGCTCGCACTCGGAATCGTCAGCGTCTATCCGCTCACTCGAGGCGTCTATCTCAGCTTCTTCGAGTACGACGGGATCGCCGATCCCGAGTGGGTCGGACTCGATCACTACGCGCACATCATCGGCTGGACCGAGTTCTGGATCGTCATGCGGAACACGCTGGTGTGGGCGTTCGCAGCGGTCGTGATCATGGCCCTGATCGGACTCGGTTTCGCGATCATGCTCAACCGCGAGTTTCGCGGCCGGTCGATCGCGACGACGCTACTGTTGCTCCCCTGGGCAGTGCCGTTCATCTCGATCGCACTGAACTGGCGACTGATGTATAACTTCGAACTGGGGCCACTCAACGGCTTCCTCCGACTGACCGGGATCAGTGAGGGGCTCCCGTGGATCGCGAGTTCGCGGTACGCGCTGTTTTCGGTGATGCTCGCCTGGGTTTGGCGTAACTTTCCCTTCTTCATGCTCACCTTCTTGGCGGGCATGAAGGGGATCCCGGGTGATCTCTACGAGGCGGCCCGTGTCGACGGCTCCTCGAGGCTGGATTCGTTCCGACACATCACGTTGCCGTTCCTGCAGCCGATCGTGGTCGTGATGACGCTGCTGATGAGCCTCTGGTCACTCAATCACTTCACACTGATTTACGTGATGACCAGCGGCGGCCCCGGCAACTCCTCGATGGTGTTGCCCGTGTACATCTACGAGCACGCGTTCCATTACGGCAATATGGGGTTAGCCAGCGCGATCGCCGTCGTGATGTTACTGGTCATGCTGACGTACGGCCTGATCTACCTCCGACTATACCGGGAAGACATCGGTGCAAAATAA
- a CDS encoding carbohydrate ABC transporter permease, producing MATDTQATLDEESDTGFLGLSERQVESGKRIGFHAVLWSLIALILFPVFWMFVVSVNQTGFAAFIDDPIGWATNADLSGYYQVWNESDFRYWFQNSLIVSIGATVLSTAVCTLGAYSIGRLRYRGRTAMATFLLITQMFPAILIAIPLFLVFRDFGLFNTLTGLVIAYVAFTLPFAIWMLRGFYENLPESLEEAAMIDGSTRFGAVIRVILPLSAPAIATTAIFTWVLAWNEFVFALVLINDSEKQTLPPGMGQWIGKQALNWDMIMAGALGATIPMLVVFFLLQSYIVKGLAEGAVKS from the coding sequence ATGGCAACAGATACACAAGCGACCCTTGACGAGGAATCGGACACCGGCTTCCTAGGGTTGAGCGAGCGACAGGTCGAGAGCGGTAAGCGCATCGGCTTCCACGCGGTGTTGTGGTCGCTGATCGCGCTCATCCTGTTCCCGGTGTTCTGGATGTTCGTCGTCTCGGTCAATCAGACCGGGTTCGCGGCGTTTATCGACGATCCCATCGGCTGGGCGACGAACGCCGATCTCTCCGGCTACTACCAGGTCTGGAACGAGTCGGACTTCCGGTACTGGTTCCAGAACAGTCTGATCGTCAGTATCGGCGCGACCGTTCTGAGTACCGCTGTCTGTACGCTCGGTGCGTACAGTATCGGTCGCCTCCGGTACCGCGGACGCACGGCGATGGCGACGTTCCTGCTCATCACCCAGATGTTCCCGGCGATTCTGATCGCGATTCCATTGTTCCTGGTCTTTCGGGACTTCGGACTGTTCAACACGTTGACCGGGCTCGTGATCGCGTACGTCGCGTTCACGCTTCCGTTCGCGATATGGATGCTGCGCGGGTTCTACGAAAACCTGCCCGAATCGCTCGAGGAGGCGGCGATGATCGACGGAAGTACCCGCTTCGGTGCCGTCATCCGAGTCATCCTTCCCCTGTCGGCACCAGCGATCGCAACGACAGCGATCTTCACGTGGGTGCTCGCGTGGAACGAGTTCGTCTTCGCGTTGGTCCTGATCAACGATTCCGAAAAGCAGACGCTCCCGCCCGGAATGGGCCAGTGGATCGGTAAGCAAGCGCTCAACTGGGATATGATCATGGCCGGTGCACTCGGTGCGACGATCCCGATGTTGGTCGTCTTCTTCCTGCTCCAGAGCTACATCGTCAAAGGATTGGCTGAAGGCGCTGTCAAGTCGTAA
- a CDS encoding IclR family transcriptional regulator: MTEPKHPVRTVGRTFEILEVIQELDGAGVSEIAERVDIGKSAVHNHLMTLANHEYVDKDGDEYHIGLSFLGLGAYARNRTPIYDAAQSQADELADETGELVNLLVEKNGMGIYLYQAKGENAVELDTHEGKRVRLHCTGLGKAILGFRPREEVDEILTEHGLPALTSQTITDREEFHAELEEVRDQRYAIDREERLNGLRCIAAPITDDADRSIASISVACPVHRVGDERFYEDLPESVLGAANVIELEHNYS, translated from the coding sequence ATGACAGAACCAAAACACCCGGTCCGAACCGTCGGCAGAACGTTCGAGATCCTCGAGGTAATCCAGGAACTCGACGGGGCCGGCGTCTCGGAGATCGCCGAACGAGTCGATATCGGGAAGAGCGCGGTGCACAACCACCTGATGACGCTCGCGAATCACGAGTACGTCGACAAAGACGGCGACGAGTACCACATCGGGCTCTCGTTTCTCGGACTGGGCGCGTACGCGCGAAACCGGACGCCGATCTACGACGCCGCCCAGTCACAGGCCGACGAACTCGCCGACGAGACCGGCGAACTGGTGAACCTCCTCGTCGAAAAGAACGGGATGGGGATCTACCTCTACCAGGCGAAAGGGGAGAACGCGGTCGAACTCGATACGCACGAGGGAAAACGGGTCCGACTCCACTGTACGGGGCTCGGAAAGGCGATCCTCGGTTTTCGTCCCCGCGAGGAGGTCGACGAGATCCTCACCGAACACGGATTACCGGCGCTTACCAGCCAGACGATCACCGACCGGGAGGAGTTTCACGCGGAACTCGAGGAGGTCCGGGACCAGCGCTACGCGATCGACCGGGAGGAGCGTCTCAACGGATTGCGGTGTATCGCGGCACCGATCACCGACGACGCGGACCGGAGCATCGCGTCGATCAGCGTCGCCTGTCCCGTTCACCGCGTGGGTGACGAACGCTTCTACGAAGATCTGCCGGAGTCGGTCCTCGGCGCGGCGAACGTGATCGAACTCGAGCACAACTACTCCTGA
- a CDS encoding fumarylacetoacetate hydrolase family protein has translation MRYYQLREGKSPRLAVETAGSLYDLTAATPQLRTFEDLLRASTITDHTVDRIADRLLEDASVLPNDALEEDAPEAPVSSGEVWAAGVTYRISEEARKAESSMPDMYLDVYESDRPEVFFKATPNRTVGPNEGVGIRADSEWDVPEPELGVVLFEGDIVGYTIGNDMSSRSIEGENPLYLPQAKVYDRCCAIGPCVRSADSLEDPHDLEMWMTISRDGEVLYDESTNTGKMVRSVEELVDCYVEHNAVPDVSVLLTGTSLVPEEGFTLHEGDEVEIGLEEIGTLSNTVVEV, from the coding sequence ATGCGTTACTACCAGCTCCGCGAGGGGAAATCCCCTCGTCTCGCAGTGGAAACGGCGGGATCGCTGTACGATCTCACCGCAGCAACGCCGCAACTACGGACGTTCGAAGACCTGCTTCGCGCGTCCACGATCACCGACCACACCGTCGATCGTATCGCCGATCGGTTGCTCGAGGACGCGTCCGTGCTCCCAAACGACGCTCTGGAGGAAGACGCCCCCGAAGCGCCCGTTTCGTCGGGAGAGGTGTGGGCGGCGGGAGTCACCTATCGGATCAGCGAGGAGGCGCGCAAAGCCGAGAGCTCCATGCCGGACATGTATCTCGACGTCTACGAGAGCGACCGGCCGGAAGTCTTCTTCAAGGCGACGCCGAACCGGACCGTCGGTCCGAACGAAGGCGTCGGCATCCGCGCCGACTCCGAGTGGGACGTCCCCGAACCGGAACTCGGGGTCGTCCTCTTCGAGGGCGACATCGTCGGCTACACCATCGGCAACGACATGAGCAGTCGCTCGATCGAAGGAGAAAATCCGCTCTACCTTCCGCAGGCAAAGGTGTACGACCGGTGCTGTGCGATCGGTCCCTGCGTCCGCTCGGCCGACTCGCTCGAGGACCCACACGACCTCGAGATGTGGATGACGATCAGTCGCGACGGCGAGGTACTGTACGACGAGTCGACGAACACGGGCAAGATGGTCCGCTCGGTCGAGGAACTGGTCGACTGCTACGTGGAGCACAATGCCGTCCCCGACGTTTCGGTCCTGCTGACCGGGACGTCGCTGGTCCCCGAGGAGGGGTTCACGCTCCACGAAGGCGACGAGGTCGAAATCGGCCTCGAGGAGATCGGAACGCTATCGAACACGGTCGTCGAAGTCTGA